The sequence GAATGTTTTGAAGCTCTTTGAGAAATAGCCATCCCAGGAGATCCACAAATGATCGTCCCTCGTTCACTGTTGCTTCTCGACCGACTGAAACTTCGTCTATACGCCCGGTATACGCAAGAAAGTATAGCAGGTTACAGTCTATTTTGGGGCGAATTTCGAGTAGACGTCCACTTGGGAGTCTGACCACTCCTGTGTAATGGCTGGGTGTGACCATCGCACTCGTCTCTGAGAGTGGTTCTACGTCGAATTCGTTAAGCGCACTGAGTGACTGAATGTCGGTCTGTGTGAGATGTTTGATGACTCTCCCAGTACGCTCGACAAGTGGCGCTGTGTCATCGGTTGCTAACCCTGTTGTCATTCGTTGTTTGCAAGCTGAATCAGATCGCGGTTTGTGAGGACTAAGTCTTTCAACACCGTTCGGAGGGTTTCGACGGTGAAATCCGCAATATCCTCTGTTTGTTGGTCGAAGAGATCACAATCAGTAGATCCGAAGACCAGGCGTTGCATACTGTCGAACTCTCCAAAGAAATACTCCTCGAGTAGGGTCAGTATATCGTACCGCCAGACATCCACGAGGGCACGCTCTCTACTCACCTCTGAATGGTCCCACTCTCCAGGGAGCAAATACGAGTGTCCTATACGCATTCCTTTTCCAAGACCAGCGGTCTCTACGATCCTTCTATTAATGACCTCTAAACTGAGTACTGACGCTGCTTGCAGAGCGTCGAAATTTACCCTCCCTGTCTCGAGTAATTCCAAAGCCTCTGCCCGACTCTCGAACGGGAACTCACATGAGTTATACAAGACTGAATATTCGGGTGGGGCTGCGATCGCTGCAAATCGACGTCTAATAGCAGCATCGACAAGTGCGATTGATTGGTCTGCAGTGTTCATCGTTGCGATCAAATAAACATTTCTCGGAATTTGGAACGGCTGGCCAGAATGTGCTAACTTGACGCTTTCTCCCCGCTTGCTGTACTCTGTGACTTTAATAATCTCGCCAAGGATTTTAGCGATATTGCCTCGGTTTACTTCGTCGATGACGAAAACGTATTTCGGAATCTCTCCTTTCTGACCACTTTCTAACCAGGAATCATACTCGTCTTGTGCATCCTCGCAAAATTCTTTGAACACACCATCCTTTAGTCCAAAACTGCCGGCAGAATTCACATCCCCACCGTTGTTTCCGGCCTCTTTAGCATCGGTGACGATCGAATATCCTTCCATGAAGTCTTCGTAGGAATACGAGGGATGGAAAGTAACCTCCTCAATGCGCTCTTCACTGTCTACATCACAATCTTGGACTCCCGTCCACCACCGAGCGAATGTGTCTGCTGTGTACGTTTTTCCGGTTCCTGGTGGACCGTACAGTAGCACTTGCCCCTTTCTCTCGAGTTGTCGTTTGACCTTCTTTGCGAGATCTGTATCTACGGGCCATTCTTTCAGATCCCAATAATTGTAGAGAGTTTCTTCTATGGATTCTGAAAGGAAGGTATCCAATGAGCCGTAGGTAGCAGCGATTTGGGTTTTGTAGTCGTCCAGTGGCGTCCATCCGTCATTGGGATGGTCACCCCAGTCGAGCACAGCGTCACTGAAGAAATGGTCCGTATCGATTGATGGCTTCGAGACGTTCGAGAGGTAGATAACGTAATTGAATGGATCATCAGCTACGAAGTTCGGCCAAATCTCTTCATAGAGACGAGCTGCTTGAGCAGAGTTATACTCTTCAGCGAAAAGGACCTCTGCGAGAGCGATATAGCCGTCCTGGCCTGAGTAGAACAAAAGAACATCGCCTTTCTGCACGCGCTTGTCCGCAATTGTCGTCGATCGATTCCCCCAAATACGGAGGTCAGTTCGGTCAAAAGTATCTCCAGTAACACGAGAAACCGCCTCTGCAGAGACATCAGATGCGACAGTTTGCTCATAATGCTCTCTCATCCCCTCTGAATTAGACACTTTGATGGTCACAAGACGCCGATTATCGGTTGAAGTAGCAATATACCCGTTTTCGTCTTCCAGTAGATCAATGCCAACTGAGGTCAAGTGGCAACGGTCACCATTGTACGCGATCGCATCGAGTCCAATAAGCCAATCCAAGACCAACTTGATTGTCTCTTCACGCTCTTCCTCCTCAAATTCAGAGGTAATCTTCTCTGTTGGTGCAGGACCAGACTGAAGATACTCAAGTACTCCAACTAACTCTGAATTGTTCTCTGCAATCCATTCGAAAATCAGCGCTGGATCTTTCTCCCTGTAATAGACCTCACCCCGTTCGGCAACCTTATATCGTCCACTGCTTTTTTCAATCAACTCTATACTTTGAAGAAAGCGTATAATCTGGAGAATAGACTCTTCGCTATCGGGTTGATCAAAGGTTCCGTTCCACCAATCCGTGATCTGCCCTCGTGTCGGCGATTGGTGTTGGGTGTATTTTAGAATCCGTGAGAGAGAGTCAAGGTATCCGCTAGGAGATCCCGGAAGAGACGAAATCGAGTGAGGCTTGCTCATATTACCACTCACAGAACTGTAGACAATCTACATGTAGCTTTCGCGAAACAGTCACACTTCCAAATAGCTATAGATGGCTCCAAGTGTGGTTCTATGACAGGTAGAAAGATAATTAACGGATCACGAGATAGACAGCTACAGATACTCAAATTTATGATCTTGAGAACTTCTCCTCACACCCAACCAACTCATTGCTGTACGAATGACTGCCAAGTTCGCACCCACTATAATTCCTGGATTTTACAGAGAGGTGAATAATGGATTTCTACGCTGCCCTCTCAGTCAATCGATCTTCAATACGGAAAATCGCAAAACGCCTTGAAGAGGAGTACTCGTCCTTTGATCCACTCCAAAATATTATCTTCACCCCCATTACTCAGGGAGAAACGAGCCACCAGGAGATCCGGCGAGTCGCCGAAAAGTATGACGTCAATCTCATGTTCGACTCGGGAGGATACGAAGTACAGACCGGCCATTTTGAATTTGATGATCTTTACGAGTATCTGATTGACTATTATTCTGATAACCAGTGGGCATCTCGATACGTTCTTCCAGACAACGTTCCCGTTTCTGGTGACTCACCGGAGGTTGTCGAACAGAAGGTCACTGAGACACTGAGTGCGTCTCGAAGTTGCTTCAAACGTCTCCCAGAATTCGTTCAGGAGAACGCTGTAGGAGTTATACAAGGCCACACCCGCGAGCAAATTTCTCGGTGCGTAAACGAATACTCGGAGTTTGAGAACCTCAAACACCTCGGGTT is a genomic window of Haloprofundus halophilus containing:
- a CDS encoding McrB family protein is translated as MSKPHSISSLPGSPSGYLDSLSRILKYTQHQSPTRGQITDWWNGTFDQPDSEESILQIIRFLQSIELIEKSSGRYKVAERGEVYYREKDPALIFEWIAENNSELVGVLEYLQSGPAPTEKITSEFEEEEREETIKLVLDWLIGLDAIAYNGDRCHLTSVGIDLLEDENGYIATSTDNRRLVTIKVSNSEGMREHYEQTVASDVSAEAVSRVTGDTFDRTDLRIWGNRSTTIADKRVQKGDVLLFYSGQDGYIALAEVLFAEEYNSAQAARLYEEIWPNFVADDPFNYVIYLSNVSKPSIDTDHFFSDAVLDWGDHPNDGWTPLDDYKTQIAATYGSLDTFLSESIEETLYNYWDLKEWPVDTDLAKKVKRQLERKGQVLLYGPPGTGKTYTADTFARWWTGVQDCDVDSEERIEEVTFHPSYSYEDFMEGYSIVTDAKEAGNNGGDVNSAGSFGLKDGVFKEFCEDAQDEYDSWLESGQKGEIPKYVFVIDEVNRGNIAKILGEIIKVTEYSKRGESVKLAHSGQPFQIPRNVYLIATMNTADQSIALVDAAIRRRFAAIAAPPEYSVLYNSCEFPFESRAEALELLETGRVNFDALQAASVLSLEVINRRIVETAGLGKGMRIGHSYLLPGEWDHSEVSRERALVDVWRYDILTLLEEYFFGEFDSMQRLVFGSTDCDLFDQQTEDIADFTVETLRTVLKDLVLTNRDLIQLANNE